One part of the Deltaproteobacteria bacterium genome encodes these proteins:
- a CDS encoding NAD(P)/FAD-dependent oxidoreductase, which translates to MTIPTAAELGFDPDALREKYRVERDKRLQPQGNAQYLEVTGEFSHYIDDPYVAEPIARAPLADDVDVVIVGAGFGGLLCGARLREAGVKRIRLIEKAGDVGGTWYWNRYPGAACDTEAYVYLPLCEELGVVPTHKYAFADEIQEHARKIARHYDLYDATCFQTGVTGMRWDAEARRWHVTTDRGDDVRARFVIMSNGPINRPKLPGIPGIASYQGHTFHTSRWDYAYTGGSPAGGLHKLADKRVGIIGTGATAVQCIPHLGASAKALYVFQRTPSSIDVRGNRPTDPTWAASLQPGWQRERMENFNTLTSGGVIEKDLVNDGWTEIIRNLISMAKFRGTKVDWNEVPQLMEIADFQKMNQIRARVDAVVKDPKTAAALKPWYRQFCKRPCFHDEYLPTFNRPNVHLVDTDGCGVERITATGVVANGSEYEVDCIVFATGFEVGTDYTRRSGYDVIGRDGQLLSAKWQGGFRSLHGYMAHGFPNMFLVANSQSAATTNFPHAMDEGARHFRYVIQKCIDERIACVEPSREAEDAWVEHILSVSRYNEDFLVSCTPGYYNNEGQPSRRSMQNGAYGKGPNPYFKITKAWRDAGDMAGMLRS; encoded by the coding sequence ATGACGATCCCGACCGCCGCCGAGCTCGGCTTCGACCCCGACGCGCTCCGCGAGAAGTACCGCGTCGAGCGCGACAAGCGCCTCCAGCCCCAGGGCAACGCGCAGTACCTCGAGGTCACCGGCGAGTTCTCGCACTACATCGACGATCCCTACGTCGCCGAGCCCATCGCGCGTGCGCCGCTCGCGGACGACGTGGACGTCGTCATCGTCGGCGCCGGCTTCGGCGGCCTGCTGTGCGGCGCGCGACTCCGCGAAGCCGGCGTGAAGCGCATCCGCCTGATCGAGAAGGCGGGAGACGTCGGCGGCACTTGGTATTGGAACCGCTACCCGGGCGCCGCCTGCGACACCGAGGCGTACGTCTATCTCCCGCTCTGCGAGGAGCTCGGCGTCGTCCCCACGCACAAGTACGCCTTCGCCGACGAGATTCAGGAGCACGCGCGCAAGATCGCGCGCCACTACGACCTGTACGACGCGACGTGCTTCCAGACGGGCGTCACCGGCATGCGCTGGGACGCGGAGGCGCGGCGCTGGCACGTCACGACCGATCGCGGCGACGACGTGCGCGCGCGCTTCGTGATCATGTCGAACGGACCCATCAATCGTCCGAAGCTGCCCGGCATCCCGGGCATCGCGAGTTATCAGGGTCACACGTTCCACACGAGCCGCTGGGACTACGCGTACACCGGCGGTTCGCCCGCGGGCGGTCTACACAAGCTCGCGGACAAGCGCGTCGGGATCATCGGCACCGGCGCGACCGCGGTGCAGTGCATCCCGCATCTCGGCGCTTCCGCGAAGGCGCTCTACGTGTTCCAGCGCACGCCCTCTTCGATCGACGTGCGCGGCAACCGCCCCACGGATCCAACGTGGGCGGCGAGCCTCCAGCCCGGTTGGCAGCGCGAGCGCATGGAGAACTTCAACACGCTCACGTCCGGCGGCGTGATCGAGAAGGATCTCGTGAACGACGGCTGGACCGAGATCATCCGCAACCTCATCTCGATGGCGAAGTTCCGGGGCACGAAAGTCGACTGGAACGAAGTGCCGCAGCTGATGGAGATCGCCGACTTCCAGAAGATGAATCAGATCCGCGCGCGCGTGGACGCGGTGGTGAAGGATCCGAAGACCGCCGCAGCGCTGAAGCCCTGGTACCGGCAGTTCTGCAAGCGCCCGTGCTTTCACGACGAGTACTTGCCCACGTTCAACCGGCCGAACGTGCACCTCGTGGACACCGACGGCTGCGGCGTCGAGCGCATCACCGCGACGGGCGTCGTCGCGAACGGCAGCGAGTACGAGGTGGACTGCATCGTCTTCGCGACCGGCTTCGAAGTGGGCACCGACTACACGCGCCGCTCCGGCTACGACGTGATCGGGCGCGATGGGCAGCTGCTCAGCGCGAAGTGGCAAGGCGGCTTCCGCTCGCTGCACGGATACATGGCGCACGGCTTCCCGAACATGTTCCTCGTCGCGAATTCGCAGTCGGCCGCGACGACGAACTTCCCGCACGCGATGGACGAGGGCGCGCGGCACTTCCGCTACGTGATACAGAAGTGCATCGACGAACGCATCGCGTGCGTCGAGCCGAGCCGCGAGGCCGAGGACGCGTGGGTAGAGCACATCCTCTCGGTCTCGCGATACAACGAGGACTTCCTCGTTTCGTGCACGCCCGGCTACTACAACAACGAGGGCCAGCCGAGCCGCCGCAGCATGCAGAACGGCGCGTACGGCAAGGGCCCGAACCCGTACTTCAAGATCACCAAGGCTTGGCGCGACGCCGGCGACATGGCGGGCATGCTGCGCAGCTGA
- a CDS encoding M48 family metalloprotease: protein MRPALACALAASLACASGGAGIGNPLKPNITADSERRIGDSGDTQLRAVLPLIDDPVVLGLLNDLGQSLVRHLEPQPFVYRFRIVDEPSLNAFALPGGYIYFHTGTILAAKDLDELAGVMAHEIAHAKRSHIARLAEKSAIPSLLASLLGIGAAVATGDPAAAIVAQGIDQSLKLAYTREIEAEADSVGTVFMVRAGYDPRGMAGFFDRLIAIKESRTGIQIPAYLLSHPRTELRLDAAIARARETTITGKRDTALIEAFPEVQARLALLIREERSTLPSFRTAPDTKITTPALAEAEKLAKAGDKAGAARVLADAGAREPNDPRVAFREAELLSELERAGDAIAAYRRALRLDPDVALSYYRIGQLYQKQGDRVNAVYYLEQAERRFEAGGARAKEVRQRINRLTFPLFERSGISDGSEPTTPTHATPVGALRDELRAGAPRAIWFGELAQEWAERAHELELRWIDPSGAEVARNAELKRRGRKLVRADFAPAGGLTKPGIWQVEIWFAGERGERTTFRVVP from the coding sequence TTGCGCCCCGCGCTGGCGTGCGCGCTCGCCGCGTCGCTCGCATGCGCGAGTGGCGGCGCGGGCATCGGTAACCCGCTGAAGCCGAACATCACGGCCGACTCCGAGCGCCGCATCGGCGACAGCGGCGACACCCAGCTGCGCGCGGTGCTGCCGCTGATCGACGATCCGGTCGTGCTCGGCCTCCTCAACGACCTCGGCCAGAGCCTCGTGCGCCACCTCGAGCCGCAGCCGTTCGTCTACCGCTTCCGCATCGTCGACGAGCCCAGCCTGAACGCCTTCGCGCTGCCGGGCGGATACATCTACTTCCACACGGGCACGATCCTCGCCGCGAAAGATCTCGACGAGCTCGCCGGCGTGATGGCCCACGAGATCGCGCACGCGAAGCGCAGCCACATCGCGCGGCTCGCCGAGAAGAGCGCGATCCCGTCGCTGCTCGCGAGCTTGTTGGGGATCGGCGCGGCGGTCGCGACCGGCGATCCCGCGGCCGCGATCGTCGCGCAGGGCATCGATCAGTCCCTGAAGCTCGCCTACACGCGCGAGATCGAGGCGGAAGCCGACTCGGTCGGCACGGTGTTCATGGTGCGCGCCGGCTACGACCCGCGCGGGATGGCGGGCTTCTTCGATCGGCTGATCGCGATCAAGGAGTCGCGCACCGGCATCCAGATTCCCGCCTACCTGCTCAGTCACCCGCGCACCGAGCTGCGCCTCGACGCCGCGATCGCGCGCGCGAGAGAGACGACCATCACCGGCAAGCGCGACACCGCGCTCATCGAGGCGTTCCCCGAGGTGCAGGCGCGGCTCGCACTGCTGATCCGCGAGGAGCGGAGCACGTTGCCGTCGTTTCGCACGGCGCCCGACACGAAGATCACGACGCCCGCGCTCGCAGAGGCCGAGAAGCTCGCGAAGGCTGGCGACAAGGCGGGCGCCGCGCGCGTGCTCGCCGACGCCGGCGCGCGCGAGCCGAACGATCCGCGCGTCGCGTTCCGCGAGGCGGAGCTGCTCAGCGAGCTCGAGCGCGCGGGCGACGCCATCGCCGCTTATCGCCGCGCGCTGCGCCTCGACCCCGACGTCGCGCTCTCCTACTACCGCATCGGCCAGCTCTATCAGAAGCAAGGGGATCGCGTGAACGCGGTCTACTACCTCGAGCAAGCCGAGCGCCGCTTCGAAGCCGGCGGTGCGCGCGCGAAGGAAGTGCGCCAGCGCATCAACCGCCTCACCTTCCCGCTGTTCGAGCGCAGCGGCATCTCGGACGGCAGCGAGCCGACGACGCCGACGCACGCGACGCCCGTCGGCGCGCTGCGCGACGAGCTGCGCGCCGGCGCGCCGCGCGCGATCTGGTTCGGCGAGCTCGCGCAGGAGTGGGCCGAGCGCGCGCACGAGCTCGAGCTGCGCTGGATCGACCCGAGCGGCGCCGAGGTCGCGCGCAACGCCGAGCTGAAGCGACGCGGCCGCAAGCTCGTGCGCGCGGACTTCGCGCCGGCCGGCGGCCTGACGAAGCCGGGGATCTGGCAGGTCGAGATCTGGTTTGCGGGAGAGCGCGGCGAACGCACGACGTTCCGCGTCGTGCCGTAG
- a CDS encoding acetyl-CoA acetyltransferase produces MRSLRGKVAVVGIGESQYYKRGESPDSEFVLTLKAILAACADAGVDPTSIDGFASYSNDRNDPSRLAAALGCKSLTFSNMQWGGGGGGAAAAVANGAAAIATGLADCVVAFRGLAQGQFGRFGQGARMPAISGPYAHTIPYGLMSPAQMFAMKAVRFMHEHGVRQEALRAISLAAYQHAQNNPRAVMYGKPLTAEKYDASRWIVEPFHLYDCCLENDGAAAILLVPAERAKDFPHKQVYVLGAAEGSQFRADAAAHNTPDYASSGFKTLAPRLYEMAQVKPADVDVLQSYENFTGGVLMSIVEHGFCAPEEVNEFFTLENFSAPGGKLPLNTSGGNLAECYMHGLGLTIEAIRQVRGQSRNQVPRVDVSLMTAGPMVTPVSSVIFGSEATR; encoded by the coding sequence ATGCGCAGCCTGCGCGGCAAGGTCGCGGTCGTCGGCATCGGCGAGAGCCAGTACTACAAGCGGGGCGAATCGCCCGACTCCGAGTTCGTGCTCACGCTGAAGGCGATCCTCGCCGCGTGCGCGGATGCGGGAGTCGATCCCACGAGCATCGACGGCTTCGCCTCGTACTCGAACGATCGCAACGATCCTTCCCGGCTCGCGGCCGCGCTCGGCTGCAAGTCGCTCACGTTCTCGAACATGCAGTGGGGCGGCGGCGGCGGCGGCGCGGCGGCGGCGGTCGCAAACGGCGCAGCGGCGATCGCGACGGGCCTCGCGGACTGCGTGGTCGCGTTCCGCGGACTCGCGCAAGGACAGTTCGGGCGCTTCGGCCAAGGCGCGCGCATGCCCGCGATCTCGGGGCCGTACGCGCACACGATCCCGTACGGCCTGATGTCCCCCGCACAGATGTTCGCGATGAAGGCCGTGCGCTTCATGCACGAGCACGGCGTGCGGCAGGAGGCGCTGCGCGCGATCTCACTCGCGGCGTATCAGCACGCGCAGAACAACCCGCGCGCGGTGATGTACGGCAAGCCGCTCACGGCCGAGAAGTACGACGCCTCGCGCTGGATCGTCGAGCCATTCCACCTCTACGACTGCTGCCTCGAGAACGACGGCGCGGCCGCGATCCTGCTCGTGCCCGCGGAGCGCGCGAAGGACTTTCCGCACAAGCAGGTGTACGTGCTCGGCGCGGCGGAAGGCTCGCAGTTCCGCGCCGACGCCGCGGCGCACAACACGCCCGACTACGCGAGCAGCGGCTTCAAGACGCTCGCGCCGCGGCTCTACGAGATGGCGCAGGTGAAGCCGGCGGACGTCGACGTGCTCCAGAGCTACGAGAACTTCACGGGCGGCGTGCTGATGAGCATCGTCGAGCACGGCTTCTGCGCACCGGAGGAAGTGAACGAGTTCTTCACGCTCGAAAACTTCAGCGCGCCCGGCGGCAAGCTCCCGCTCAACACGTCGGGAGGGAATCTCGCCGAGTGCTACATGCACGGACTCGGCCTGACCATCGAGGCGATCCGCCAGGTGCGCGGGCAGTCGCGCAATCAAGTGCCGCGCGTCGACGTGAGCCTGATGACGGCGGGGCCGATGGTCACGCCCGTGAGCAGCGTGATCTTCGGTTCGGAGGCGACGCGATGA
- a CDS encoding cytochrome P450 — protein sequence MAQLHLATLDIHTRQLYATRGYAWEEWEHLREHAPVFWYERPEIEPFWSIVRHRDVLEISRRSDIFINGRRPRLNSRHDDENEARFREVDLARRGWDANEVPDFVFMDDPRHKHFRSVAARRFTPAALAKLEPHFAELSHQFARELAADLAETARSGGSIDFVRGFAQKLPLAAIGEMLGLPPGEWRRMKQLTNVMVGSAEPSYDRPGETRTERVSRAATEMTDAMLEVVADRQQCGRGADLASQIVHARVEGEPMNEQQLQGYLFLILAAGNETTQNAISGGAYALLQNPAQRELLERNPALLDGAVEEILRWTSPVLQFARTATQDYALDGHEIRAGQRVGLWYPAANRDPAVFPNPYRFDITRAPNRHLAFGGYGAHFCLGANLARAELRAALRALLPLLPRMEAAGPPEHAANLHVPAIHRLPVRAAA from the coding sequence ATGGCGCAGCTCCATCTCGCGACGCTCGACATCCACACGCGTCAGCTCTACGCGACGCGCGGCTACGCGTGGGAAGAGTGGGAGCACCTGCGCGAGCACGCGCCCGTGTTTTGGTACGAGCGGCCGGAGATCGAGCCGTTCTGGTCGATCGTGCGACATCGCGACGTGCTCGAGATCTCACGCCGCTCCGACATCTTCATCAACGGCCGCCGGCCGCGGCTGAACTCGCGGCACGACGACGAGAACGAGGCGCGCTTCCGCGAGGTTGATCTCGCACGCCGCGGCTGGGACGCGAACGAGGTGCCGGACTTCGTCTTCATGGACGACCCGCGCCACAAGCACTTCCGCTCGGTCGCCGCGCGCAGGTTCACGCCCGCCGCGCTCGCGAAGCTCGAGCCGCACTTCGCGGAGCTGTCGCACCAGTTCGCGCGCGAGCTCGCGGCCGATCTCGCCGAGACGGCGCGCAGCGGCGGGAGCATCGACTTCGTGCGCGGCTTCGCGCAGAAGCTGCCGCTCGCGGCGATCGGCGAGATGCTCGGCCTCCCGCCCGGCGAGTGGCGGCGCATGAAGCAGCTCACGAACGTGATGGTCGGCAGCGCGGAGCCGAGTTACGACCGGCCAGGCGAGACGCGCACCGAGCGCGTCTCGCGCGCCGCGACCGAGATGACCGACGCGATGCTCGAAGTCGTCGCGGACCGGCAGCAGTGCGGACGCGGCGCCGACCTCGCCTCGCAGATCGTGCACGCGCGCGTCGAAGGCGAGCCGATGAACGAGCAGCAGCTGCAGGGCTACCTGTTCCTGATCCTCGCCGCGGGCAACGAGACGACGCAGAATGCGATCAGCGGCGGCGCCTACGCGCTGCTGCAGAACCCCGCGCAGCGCGAGCTGCTGGAGCGAAACCCCGCGCTGCTCGACGGCGCGGTGGAGGAGATCCTGCGCTGGACCTCGCCCGTGCTTCAGTTCGCGCGCACCGCGACGCAGGACTACGCGCTGGACGGGCACGAGATCCGCGCGGGCCAGCGCGTCGGCCTCTGGTACCCGGCCGCGAATCGCGATCCCGCGGTGTTCCCGAACCCGTATCGCTTCGACATCACGCGCGCGCCGAATCGTCACCTCGCGTTCGGCGGCTACGGCGCGCACTTCTGCCTCGGCGCGAACCTCGCGCGCGCTGAGCTGCGCGCGGCACTGCGTGCGCTGTTGCCGCTCCTGCCGCGCATGGAGGCCGCGGGGCCACCCGAGCACGCCGCGAACCTGCACGTACCCGCGATTCACCGCCTGCCGGTGCGCGCGGCGGCCTGA
- a CDS encoding SDR family NAD(P)-dependent oxidoreductase produces the protein MSAATSERVCLVTGVGPGTGSALVRRFAAGGYRVAMLARSEARLRELERDVQGARAYACDVTDEAALAETLERVRSELGVVNVLIHNAVGGAFGDFLQVDPAHLRRNFEVNVMALMHLARALAPAMIEAGEGAIIATGNTAAYRGKAHFAGFAPTKAAQRILAESLARSLGPRGVHVAYLAIDAVIDLPWTRERFAGKPDDFFAKPSALADVAWSLAHQERSAWAFDVVVRPFGESW, from the coding sequence GTGAGCGCCGCCACGTCCGAACGCGTCTGCCTCGTCACCGGCGTCGGCCCCGGCACCGGCAGCGCGCTCGTGCGCCGCTTCGCCGCGGGCGGCTATCGCGTCGCGATGCTCGCGCGGAGCGAGGCGCGCCTGCGCGAGCTCGAGCGCGACGTGCAGGGCGCGCGCGCGTACGCGTGCGACGTCACGGACGAGGCCGCGCTCGCCGAAACGCTCGAGCGCGTTCGCAGTGAGCTCGGCGTGGTGAACGTGCTCATCCACAACGCCGTCGGCGGCGCCTTCGGCGACTTCCTCCAAGTCGATCCCGCGCACCTGCGCCGCAACTTCGAAGTGAACGTGATGGCGTTGATGCACCTCGCGCGCGCGCTCGCTCCCGCGATGATCGAAGCGGGCGAGGGCGCGATCATCGCGACGGGCAACACCGCGGCGTATCGCGGCAAGGCGCACTTCGCGGGCTTCGCGCCGACGAAGGCCGCGCAGCGCATCCTCGCCGAGTCGCTCGCGCGCAGCCTCGGGCCGCGCGGCGTGCACGTCGCGTATCTCGCGATCGACGCGGTGATCGACTTGCCGTGGACGCGCGAGCGCTTCGCCGGCAAGCCCGACGACTTCTTCGCGAAGCCGAGCGCGCTCGCCGACGTCGCGTGGAGCCTCGCGCACCAAGAGCGCTCTGCGTGGGCGTTCGATGTGGTGGTGCGGCCGTTCGGCGAGAGCTGGTAG
- a CDS encoding OB-fold domain-containing protein, whose amino-acid sequence MSDAPAWLPAADDTNRPFFDGARAGKLRLQRCDACGGWMFPVRQRCQHCGSTRLAWADASGRGVLYSHGQLQREYHARHRGRLPVILAQVDLEEGVRMNTNLVGITPEQVRAGMRVRVAFETSPAGEAIPVFEPA is encoded by the coding sequence ATGTCCGACGCGCCCGCTTGGCTTCCTGCAGCCGACGACACGAACCGCCCGTTCTTCGACGGCGCGCGCGCGGGCAAGCTGCGCCTGCAGCGCTGCGATGCGTGCGGTGGCTGGATGTTCCCCGTGCGCCAGCGCTGCCAGCACTGCGGCAGCACGCGGCTGGCATGGGCCGACGCCTCGGGCCGCGGCGTGCTCTACAGCCACGGCCAGCTGCAACGCGAGTACCACGCGCGCCACCGCGGCCGCCTGCCCGTGATCCTTGCGCAGGTCGATCTCGAGGAAGGCGTGCGCATGAACACGAACCTCGTCGGCATCACACCCGAGCAAGTTCGCGCGGGCATGCGCGTGCGCGTCGCGTTCGAGACCTCGCCCGCGGGCGAAGCGATCCCGGTCTTCGAGCCGGCGTGA
- a CDS encoding amidohydrolase family protein — MTAIIDVDSHFEPGDDWLAPYPELAKKLPKLNPGLLAIDAIVGDLLLGVPDGKRPPVRELLPPGLLTLFGDEKAEAERRAEFAGKSQFQVANAAARVKWLDGHGIAQQHVICLAGISYNLQIDHVPLRQEVIRTCNTWLADTCAEGAGRLKPVTALEYHDLDFVVAELTRMRARGSRIFLVPAYPVNGVPPSHPSWYRVWAAASDLAMAPMLHTGFERMSFDPGWANQNGDLTLLRMLGGAHRHVAPTTLLDALIYSGVFERFPKLTLLLAEVGTGWLPFLHREIDDRISPVAQLFVGPWKLPLKPSEYLARNVKATPLTGGNDSPLLKIMSELPDEMLVFSSDFPHFEGIADPVAHYRDALAELAPNKQARFLGGTIDAAFARMGEALL, encoded by the coding sequence ATGACCGCGATCATCGACGTCGATTCGCACTTCGAGCCGGGCGACGACTGGCTCGCGCCGTACCCCGAGCTTGCGAAGAAGCTGCCGAAGCTGAACCCCGGGCTGCTCGCGATCGACGCGATCGTCGGCGACTTGTTACTGGGCGTGCCCGATGGGAAGCGTCCGCCCGTGCGCGAGTTGCTGCCGCCGGGGCTGCTCACGCTGTTCGGCGACGAGAAGGCCGAGGCCGAGCGCCGCGCGGAGTTCGCGGGCAAGAGCCAGTTCCAGGTCGCGAACGCCGCCGCGCGCGTGAAATGGCTCGACGGGCATGGCATCGCGCAGCAGCACGTGATCTGCCTCGCGGGCATCTCCTACAACCTGCAGATCGATCACGTCCCGCTGCGCCAAGAAGTGATTCGCACGTGCAACACCTGGCTCGCGGACACGTGCGCTGAGGGCGCGGGGCGACTCAAGCCCGTCACCGCGCTCGAGTACCACGATCTCGACTTCGTCGTCGCGGAGCTGACGCGCATGCGCGCGCGCGGGAGCCGCATCTTTCTCGTGCCCGCGTATCCGGTGAACGGCGTCCCGCCGAGCCACCCGAGCTGGTATCGCGTGTGGGCCGCGGCGAGCGATCTCGCGATGGCGCCGATGCTGCACACCGGCTTCGAGCGCATGAGCTTCGATCCCGGCTGGGCCAACCAGAACGGCGATCTCACCTTGTTACGGATGCTCGGCGGCGCGCACCGCCACGTCGCGCCCACCACGCTGCTCGACGCGCTGATCTACTCGGGCGTGTTCGAGCGCTTCCCGAAGCTCACGCTGCTGCTCGCCGAGGTCGGCACGGGCTGGCTCCCGTTCCTGCACCGCGAGATCGACGACCGCATCTCGCCCGTGGCGCAGCTGTTCGTCGGGCCGTGGAAGCTGCCCCTCAAACCGAGCGAGTACCTCGCGCGCAACGTGAAGGCGACGCCGCTCACCGGAGGCAACGACTCGCCGCTGCTGAAGATCATGAGCGAGCTGCCGGACGAGATGCTCGTCTTCTCGAGCGATTTCCCGCACTTCGAGGGGATCGCGGACCCGGTCGCGCACTATCGCGACGCGCTCGCCGAGCTCGCCCCCAACAAGCAGGCGCGCTTCCTGGGCGGCACGATCGACGCCGCCTTCGCGCGCATGGGCGAGGCGCTGCTGTGA
- a CDS encoding thiolase family protein: MKGASAICGLGITEMGRVYRDAEDLAAEAVYLALEDAGLPKSELDGLMINAGVTNGVSIPLHLTLGLRELNLLTFVQGYGSSAGQMIQYAAMAVANGLANYVCCVFADDPLKEGVRTGAAYAGGGRRSAMGALFPLYGFGGALPLYALAARRHMDLYGTTQEQLAAVAIGQRKWAAMNPRASKREPLDLAGYEASPWVVKPFHVLDCCLVSNGGVAVIVTTPERARDLKQPPVHVHGFAQAHNNDAGLTGNDAMIQTPAAKSGPRALAMAGAQLSDVTQCQIYDCYTYTVLVSLEDYGFCKKGEGGAFVADGKLAPGGKLPTNTGGGELSAYYMWGMTPVAEAVIQGRGQGGDRQAPNDLILVSGNGGVLNYHATLVLSPHAA; the protein is encoded by the coding sequence ATGAAGGGCGCGAGCGCCATCTGCGGCCTCGGCATCACCGAGATGGGCCGCGTCTATCGCGACGCCGAGGATCTCGCGGCAGAGGCGGTCTACCTCGCGCTCGAAGACGCCGGGCTGCCGAAGTCCGAGCTCGACGGGCTGATGATCAACGCGGGCGTCACCAACGGCGTGAGCATTCCGCTGCACCTGACACTTGGGCTGCGCGAGCTGAACCTGCTCACGTTCGTGCAGGGCTACGGCTCGAGCGCGGGACAGATGATCCAGTACGCCGCGATGGCCGTGGCGAACGGGCTCGCGAACTACGTGTGCTGCGTGTTCGCCGACGACCCGCTGAAGGAGGGCGTGCGCACCGGCGCCGCCTACGCGGGCGGCGGCCGCCGCAGCGCGATGGGCGCGCTCTTCCCGCTCTATGGCTTCGGCGGCGCGCTGCCGCTCTACGCGCTCGCGGCGCGCCGGCACATGGACCTCTACGGCACGACGCAGGAACAGCTCGCCGCGGTCGCGATCGGCCAGCGCAAGTGGGCCGCCATGAACCCGCGCGCCAGCAAGCGCGAGCCGCTCGACCTCGCGGGCTACGAGGCCTCGCCGTGGGTCGTGAAGCCGTTTCACGTGCTCGACTGCTGCCTCGTCTCGAACGGCGGCGTCGCGGTGATCGTCACGACGCCCGAGCGCGCGCGCGATCTCAAGCAGCCGCCCGTGCACGTGCACGGCTTCGCGCAGGCCCATAACAACGACGCCGGGCTCACCGGCAACGACGCCATGATCCAGACGCCCGCTGCGAAGTCGGGCCCGCGCGCGCTCGCGATGGCGGGCGCGCAGCTGAGCGACGTCACGCAGTGCCAGATCTACGACTGTTACACGTACACCGTGCTCGTCTCGCTCGAGGACTACGGCTTCTGCAAGAAGGGGGAGGGCGGCGCGTTCGTCGCCGACGGCAAGCTCGCTCCGGGCGGCAAGCTCCCCACCAACACCGGCGGCGGTGAGCTCTCCGCGTATTACATGTGGGGCATGACGCCGGTCGCCGAGGCTGTGATCCAAGGCCGCGGACAAGGCGGCGACCGCCAAGCACCGAACGACTTGATCCTCGTCTCCGGCAACGGCGGCGTCCTCAACTACCACGCCACGCTCGTGCTCTCGCCGCACGCGGCCTGA
- a CDS encoding tetratricopeptide repeat protein: MSLYSLSDASRILRVSPSRLRAWSRTELVSARAAQAQSFAFEDLVRLRAIAGLVARGVSVRRIRTTLARLQERMPELREPVAALRMWGDNARRVVARDGDALVEADGQLLLDFDAQHVAPEVAAITPAGEEPRPLTAFEWFERGCMLDAQAGKSAEALTAYRHALDLSPDFADAWCNLGTVHFQRSERAEAKRCYEGALAADADHLEANFNLANLLDDEGRRETALHHYKAAVRVDASFPDARLNLALLYDRLGLRRLGREQWRAYLQLVPTGSWADLARERVGEVDG, encoded by the coding sequence GTGAGCTTGTATTCGCTGAGCGACGCGTCGCGCATTCTGCGCGTCTCGCCGTCGCGGCTCCGCGCTTGGAGCCGCACGGAGCTCGTGTCTGCGCGCGCGGCGCAGGCGCAGTCGTTCGCGTTCGAGGATCTCGTGCGGCTGCGCGCGATCGCCGGCCTCGTCGCGCGCGGCGTGTCGGTGCGGCGCATTCGCACGACGCTTGCGCGGCTCCAGGAGCGCATGCCCGAGCTGCGCGAGCCCGTCGCAGCGCTGCGCATGTGGGGCGACAACGCGCGCCGCGTCGTCGCGCGCGACGGCGATGCGCTCGTCGAGGCCGACGGCCAGCTGCTGCTCGACTTCGACGCGCAGCACGTCGCGCCCGAAGTCGCAGCGATCACGCCTGCCGGCGAGGAGCCGCGGCCGCTCACCGCCTTCGAGTGGTTCGAGCGCGGCTGCATGCTCGATGCGCAGGCGGGCAAGAGTGCGGAGGCGCTCACCGCGTATCGCCACGCGCTCGATCTCTCGCCGGACTTCGCCGACGCGTGGTGCAACCTCGGCACGGTGCACTTCCAGCGCAGCGAGCGCGCCGAGGCGAAGCGCTGCTACGAGGGCGCGCTCGCAGCCGACGCAGATCACCTCGAAGCGAACTTCAACCTCGCGAACCTGCTCGACGACGAGGGCCGCCGCGAGACCGCGCTGCATCACTACAAGGCCGCCGTGCGCGTCGACGCGAGCTTCCCCGATGCGCGCCTCAACCTCGCGCTGCTCTACGACCGCCTCGGCCTGCGTCGCCTCGGCCGCGAACAGTGGCGCGCGTACCTGCAGCTCGTGCCGACCGGAAGCTGGGCCGATCTGGCGCGGGAGCGGGTAGGCGAGGTGGACGGCTAG
- a CDS encoding OB-fold domain-containing protein → MSAYYLAPGLPQPAPQPDGLDKPFYEGARAGKLVLQCCNACAKFQWGPEWICHHCRSFDVGWKEVAPEGVIYSYERVWHPVHPALKEQGPYVVALVELPHANHVRLVGNLLGDATAPVAIGAKVRAVFEQHEDVERPFALIHWRR, encoded by the coding sequence ATGAGCGCGTACTACCTCGCGCCCGGTCTCCCGCAGCCCGCGCCGCAGCCGGATGGACTGGACAAGCCGTTCTACGAGGGAGCGCGCGCGGGCAAGCTCGTGCTTCAGTGCTGCAACGCGTGCGCGAAGTTCCAGTGGGGCCCGGAGTGGATCTGCCACCACTGCCGCTCGTTCGACGTGGGCTGGAAGGAGGTTGCGCCCGAAGGGGTGATCTACAGCTACGAGCGCGTGTGGCATCCCGTGCATCCCGCGCTGAAAGAGCAGGGGCCTTACGTCGTCGCGCTCGTCGAGCTGCCGCATGCGAACCATGTGCGCCTCGTCGGGAACCTGCTCGGTGACGCGACCGCGCCGGTCGCGATCGGCGCGAAGGTGCGCGCCGTGTTCGAGCAGCACGAGGACGTGGAGAGGCCGTTCGCGCTGATTCACTGGCGGCGCTGA